Proteins from a genomic interval of Schaalia odontolytica:
- a CDS encoding AMP-dependent synthetase/ligase, whose amino-acid sequence MKRMRDGSYTIKPTYTVGDHEIVPDMLARRAAAQPDQIAVEQRSSVGSTRRLTAAELQRQVEYTACGLIGLGVEPGHAVAILAPTSYEWLLLDLALLSIGAITVPIYESDSAAQIEHILTDAHVTRVFTASTQQADLVRTVAPSYTVGVDSLDRGALRTIARAATHVTIEDVRRRRGAITSHDIATIIYTSGTTGAPKGVALTHANFIATSQGARQILGDVIDSPSTRLLLFLPVAHVLARLVMHVILSGQGVLGFSPSIKNLLPDIQAFAPSVLLVVPRVLEKVYNAASAKAGGGVKGRLFAWSAKQARAYSQASEKAFGPGPLRKMRHGLADSLVLNKIRSVLGPNLRYIVSGGAPLATDLAHFYAGMGITLLQGYGLSETTGPIAVQHIGNNPVGTVGLPLPGNFIKIAKDGEILVRGQSVMPGYYHLPEETAQVMPDGTWFHTGDLGSIDRKGHLTITGRKKELIVTAGGKNVSPEVLEDALATHPLVANVIVVGDQRPYVGALFTLDADMLPDWLAKHGLAQCSPTEAANLPQVRDSLSRAVERANKAVSRAESIRKFRIVDATFTVENGYVTPSMKLRRRKVLADYAHEVDALYGGPVSAQPAPKSRLFGFRKKN is encoded by the coding sequence ATGAAGCGCATGCGCGATGGCTCCTACACGATCAAGCCCACCTACACGGTCGGCGATCACGAGATCGTGCCCGACATGCTGGCACGCCGAGCCGCCGCCCAGCCCGACCAGATCGCCGTCGAGCAGCGCTCCTCCGTCGGTTCCACGCGCCGCCTCACGGCCGCCGAGCTTCAGCGCCAGGTCGAGTACACGGCGTGCGGCCTCATCGGCCTCGGTGTCGAGCCTGGTCATGCTGTGGCCATCCTCGCCCCGACCTCGTACGAGTGGCTGCTCCTAGACCTCGCTCTCCTCTCCATCGGCGCGATCACGGTGCCCATCTACGAGTCCGACTCCGCCGCCCAGATCGAACACATTCTCACCGACGCGCACGTCACCCGCGTCTTCACCGCCTCCACCCAGCAGGCCGACCTGGTGCGCACCGTCGCCCCCTCGTACACGGTCGGCGTCGATTCCCTCGACCGGGGCGCGCTGCGCACTATCGCGCGAGCCGCCACGCACGTCACGATTGAGGACGTGAGGCGCCGCCGCGGCGCGATCACATCCCATGATATCGCCACGATCATCTACACCTCCGGCACCACGGGCGCCCCGAAGGGGGTAGCCCTCACCCACGCCAACTTCATCGCGACCTCGCAGGGCGCACGCCAGATTCTCGGCGACGTCATCGACTCCCCCTCCACCCGCCTGCTCCTCTTCCTTCCCGTCGCCCATGTCCTGGCTCGCCTCGTCATGCACGTGATCCTCTCCGGTCAGGGTGTCCTCGGCTTCTCCCCCAGCATCAAGAACCTGCTGCCCGACATTCAGGCCTTCGCACCCTCGGTGCTCCTCGTTGTTCCCCGCGTCCTGGAAAAGGTCTACAACGCGGCCAGCGCAAAGGCGGGCGGCGGCGTCAAGGGCCGCCTCTTCGCGTGGAGCGCCAAGCAGGCACGCGCCTACTCCCAGGCGAGCGAAAAGGCCTTCGGCCCCGGCCCCCTGAGGAAGATGCGCCACGGCCTGGCTGACAGCCTCGTGCTCAACAAGATCCGATCCGTCCTCGGCCCGAACCTGCGCTACATCGTCTCGGGAGGCGCGCCCCTGGCCACCGACCTCGCCCACTTCTACGCCGGCATGGGCATCACTCTCCTGCAGGGCTACGGCCTGAGCGAGACCACGGGCCCCATCGCCGTCCAGCACATCGGCAACAACCCGGTCGGAACCGTCGGTCTTCCCCTGCCGGGCAACTTCATCAAGATTGCCAAGGACGGAGAGATCCTCGTGCGCGGTCAGTCGGTCATGCCCGGCTACTACCACCTCCCCGAGGAGACCGCGCAGGTCATGCCCGACGGCACCTGGTTCCACACGGGCGACCTGGGTTCCATCGACCGCAAGGGCCACCTGACGATCACGGGACGCAAGAAGGAACTGATCGTCACCGCCGGCGGAAAGAACGTCTCACCGGAGGTCCTCGAAGACGCCCTGGCGACCCACCCACTCGTCGCCAACGTCATCGTCGTGGGCGACCAGCGTCCCTACGTCGGTGCGCTCTTCACCCTCGATGCGGACATGCTGCCGGATTGGCTGGCCAAGCACGGCCTCGCCCAGTGCTCCCCCACCGAGGCCGCGAACCTTCCGCAGGTGCGCGACTCCCTGAGCAGGGCGGTTGAGCGCGCCAACAAGGCCGTCTCGCGGGCTGAGTCCATTCGTAAGTTCCGCATCGTCGATGCCACGTTCACGGTGGAGAACGGTTACGTCACCCCATCAATGAAGCTGCGCCGCCGCAAGGTTCTCGCCGATTACGCCCACGAGGTCGACGCCCTCTACGGAGGCCCCGTGTCCGCTCAGCCCGCCCCCAAGAGCCGCCTCTTTGGCTTCCGTAAGAAGAACTGA
- a CDS encoding AMP-dependent synthetase/ligase translates to MTVRRLADGSWESIATREATDDMNLPKMLHQRVATHPGALAIERRSNVGAWRPITMEQFLAEVDSIARGLIGIGLEAGEHLAILAPTSYEWALIDVAALSCGAVTVPIYETDSASQIAHILTDADVRIVITATTQQAELVESVRTDRVRHILSLDRGAERELSSAAQAVSVEDVRARTDAVHLGDDATIIYTSGTTGKPKGVVLTHGNFISPMLQAYDFLPLLINDPKSRSLLFLPVAHVLARFVMYCLLAGQGIVAFSPDTRNLVNDIATFKPTMLLVVPRVMEKVYNAAAAKAGGGVKGRLFSWAAKQARALSMASAYADTPLPESAVAGPGPDTTPVPDASATPSPGPSAALRLRGRVADALVLSKVRAILGPNLHTIISGGAPLATDLANFYRGLGITLLQGYGLSETTGPISVETPQDFPPDSVGFAWPGNRLKIATDGELLVQGISVSKGYHNLPEATAEAFVDGWFKTGDLASIDDRGHLRITGRKKELIVTAGGKNVSPEILEEALSTHPLIGNIIVVGEGRPYIGALIALDTEMLPEWLARHGLPVVDAAQAADLPQVRESLEKAIARANRAVSRAESIRRYRIVNAAFTVENGYMTPSLKLKRRRVLADYAAEVDALYASGEAAKDKE, encoded by the coding sequence ATGACGGTACGTAGGCTCGCCGACGGCTCGTGGGAGTCGATCGCCACGCGCGAGGCCACCGATGACATGAACCTGCCGAAGATGCTCCACCAACGCGTGGCCACGCACCCGGGGGCTCTGGCCATTGAGCGACGCTCGAACGTGGGGGCATGGCGGCCGATCACGATGGAGCAGTTTCTCGCCGAAGTCGACTCCATCGCCCGCGGCCTGATCGGCATTGGCCTCGAGGCGGGCGAACACCTCGCCATCCTCGCACCGACCTCCTACGAGTGGGCGCTCATCGACGTCGCCGCCCTGTCCTGCGGGGCGGTCACCGTTCCGATTTACGAGACCGACTCCGCGTCGCAGATCGCCCACATCCTCACCGACGCCGACGTCCGCATCGTTATCACGGCGACCACGCAGCAGGCCGAGCTCGTCGAATCCGTGCGCACGGATCGCGTGCGCCACATCCTTTCCCTCGATCGCGGAGCCGAGCGAGAGCTGAGCAGCGCCGCCCAGGCGGTGTCCGTCGAGGACGTGCGCGCACGCACCGACGCGGTTCACCTCGGCGATGATGCCACCATCATCTACACCTCTGGGACGACGGGCAAACCCAAGGGCGTCGTCCTCACGCACGGCAACTTCATCTCCCCGATGCTCCAGGCCTACGACTTCCTTCCCCTCCTCATCAACGACCCGAAGTCTCGTTCCCTGCTGTTCCTCCCGGTCGCGCACGTCTTGGCGCGTTTCGTCATGTACTGCCTGCTCGCCGGCCAGGGGATCGTCGCGTTTTCTCCCGACACGCGCAACCTCGTCAACGACATCGCCACGTTCAAGCCGACGATGCTTCTCGTCGTCCCTCGCGTCATGGAGAAGGTCTACAACGCAGCCGCCGCGAAGGCCGGTGGCGGCGTCAAGGGCCGCCTGTTCTCCTGGGCCGCCAAGCAGGCGCGCGCCCTGTCCATGGCCAGCGCCTACGCGGACACTCCCCTGCCCGAGTCGGCGGTGGCCGGCCCCGGCCCGGACACGACTCCCGTGCCTGACGCTTCGGCTACCCCCTCCCCCGGTCCCTCCGCCGCTCTCCGGCTCCGCGGCCGAGTCGCGGACGCCCTCGTCCTGTCGAAGGTTCGGGCGATCCTGGGACCCAACCTCCACACGATCATCTCCGGCGGAGCGCCGCTGGCCACCGACCTGGCCAACTTCTATCGAGGCCTGGGGATCACGCTCCTGCAGGGCTACGGCCTGAGCGAGACGACCGGGCCGATCTCCGTGGAGACACCGCAGGACTTCCCCCCCGACTCGGTCGGTTTCGCATGGCCGGGCAACCGCCTCAAGATCGCCACCGACGGCGAGCTCCTCGTCCAGGGCATCTCCGTGTCCAAGGGCTACCACAATCTTCCCGAGGCGACCGCGGAGGCTTTCGTCGACGGTTGGTTCAAGACAGGCGACCTGGCGTCGATCGACGATCGCGGCCACCTGCGGATCACGGGACGCAAGAAGGAACTCATCGTCACCGCGGGCGGGAAGAACGTCTCCCCCGAGATCCTCGAGGAGGCGCTGTCGACCCACCCGCTCATCGGCAACATCATCGTCGTGGGAGAGGGCCGCCCCTACATCGGTGCGCTGATCGCGCTCGACACCGAGATGCTCCCCGAGTGGCTCGCCCGCCACGGTCTTCCAGTCGTTGACGCCGCACAGGCCGCGGACCTTCCGCAGGTGCGCGAGTCCCTCGAGAAGGCCATCGCGCGCGCTAACCGTGCGGTCTCTCGCGCCGAGTCAATTCGACGCTACCGGATCGTCAACGCGGCCTTCACCGTGGAGAACGGCTACATGACCCCCTCGCTCAAGCTCAAGCGCCGACGCGTGCTGGCCGACTACGCCGCCGAGGTGGACGCCCTCTATGCTTCCGGCGAGGCTGCGAAGGACAAGGAGTAA
- a CDS encoding polysaccharide transporter: MRPVQAAYRSIGYTFYWPAWVHLLVVGLLGVAAVVTAVALMARAARRPRAFGLPVGLLAAVGNLSLCVLVQAEARHTWQTGMVGTLYTVAFVFLLMTLASLWSAESGGFRWSRTFHLFLLAVMAIAGIMEFAYRLTYWIPLPVAGVAVLLALLGAFAAGRASRD, translated from the coding sequence ATGAGACCCGTGCAAGCGGCGTATCGCTCCATCGGCTACACGTTCTACTGGCCCGCGTGGGTCCACCTCCTGGTCGTCGGACTCCTCGGCGTCGCCGCCGTTGTGACCGCGGTGGCTCTGATGGCCCGCGCGGCGCGGCGGCCACGTGCCTTCGGCCTGCCGGTCGGCCTCCTCGCCGCCGTCGGCAACCTGAGCCTGTGCGTCCTCGTGCAGGCGGAGGCCCGGCACACGTGGCAGACGGGCATGGTGGGCACTCTCTACACGGTGGCGTTCGTGTTTCTACTGATGACGCTCGCCTCCCTATGGAGCGCAGAATCGGGCGGATTCCGCTGGTCGCGCACCTTCCACCTGTTTCTTCTGGCGGTGATGGCGATCGCCGGCATCATGGAGTTCGCCTATCGTCTGACGTATTGGATTCCGCTGCCCGTGGCGGGGGTGGCCGTCCTCCTCGCCCTCCTCGGTGCGTTCGCCGCCGGTCGTGCCAGCCGCGACTAG
- the uvrA gene encoding excinuclease ABC subunit UvrA, whose translation MHDKLIIQGAREHNLKDVNLELPRDAMIVFTGLSGSGKSSLAFDTIFAEGQRRYVESLSSYARQFLGQMDKPDVDFIEGLSPAVSIDQKSTSRNPRSTVGTITEIHDYLRLLYARAGVAHCPECGARIQAQTPQQIVDRVRTMEEGTRFQVLSPVVRGRKGEYQDLIDELRSDGYTRAIIDGEAVRLENAPKLEKKLKHTIEVVIDRLVVREGMRQRLTDSVETALRLSDGLVVIDCVDLDADDPDRRRRFSEKRACPNDHPLALDEIEPRTFSFNAPYGACPDCTGLGFRLEVDPELVVPDEELSLAEGAVIPWTSNNRYHMKLLEALSKELGFALGTPWKNLPKKVKDAILYGKDYEVSVKFRNRWGRERSYTTGFEGAINYIERKRNETESAAVSEKLDSYMRETPCPTCHGARLKPEVLAVRIGGLSIAELSDMSIADARAFLAHVELERRARSIAAPILSEIEARLAFLVDVGLTYLTLSRGAGTLSGGEAQRIRLATQIGSGLVGVLYVLDEPSIGLHQRDNRRLIATLERLRDLGNTLIVVEHDEETMEAADWIVDIGPGAGETGGWVVHSGPLSELKNNSKSLTGQYLAGKRRIIVPPSRRPVDRKRVVTVKGAREHNLKGVDVSFPLGVLTAVTGVSGSGKSTLVNQILYRTLASRLNGARTVPGRHRTITGIEQLDKVVHVDQSPIGRTPRSNPATYTGVWDQIRKLFAETQEAKVRGYGPGRFSFNVKGGRCESCKGDGTLKIEMNFLPDVYVPCEVCHGARYNRETLEVEYKGKTVADVLDMPIAEAAQFFAPISRIARHLNTLVEVGLGYVRLGQSATTLSGGEAQRVKLASELQRRSTGRTVYVLDEPTTGLHSEDIRKLLLVLQSLADKGNTVIVIEHNLDVIKSADWVIDMGPEGGAGGGTVVAQGTPEEVATVEDSFTGRYLAEVLAKEAARDAAGA comes from the coding sequence ATGCATGACAAGCTAATCATCCAGGGAGCCCGGGAACACAACCTGAAGGACGTGAACCTCGAACTTCCCCGCGACGCCATGATCGTTTTCACGGGGCTGTCCGGATCGGGCAAGTCCTCGCTGGCTTTCGACACGATCTTCGCCGAGGGGCAGCGCCGCTACGTCGAGTCCCTTTCCTCCTACGCCCGCCAGTTCCTCGGACAGATGGACAAGCCGGACGTCGACTTCATCGAAGGCCTCTCACCCGCCGTCTCCATTGACCAGAAGTCCACGTCGCGCAACCCGCGATCCACGGTGGGCACGATCACCGAGATTCACGACTACCTGCGCCTTCTGTACGCGCGCGCGGGTGTCGCCCACTGCCCCGAGTGCGGTGCGCGCATCCAGGCCCAAACCCCCCAGCAGATCGTCGATCGCGTGCGAACCATGGAGGAGGGGACGCGTTTCCAGGTCCTCTCGCCCGTCGTGCGCGGGCGCAAAGGCGAGTACCAGGACCTCATCGACGAACTCAGATCGGACGGATACACGCGCGCGATCATCGACGGTGAGGCCGTGCGATTGGAGAATGCGCCGAAGCTGGAGAAGAAACTCAAGCACACGATTGAGGTCGTCATCGACCGCCTCGTGGTGCGCGAGGGCATGCGTCAGCGCCTCACCGACTCGGTTGAGACCGCGCTGCGGCTCTCCGATGGCCTCGTCGTCATCGACTGCGTCGACCTGGACGCTGACGACCCGGATCGGCGACGCCGATTCTCCGAAAAGCGCGCGTGCCCCAACGACCACCCGCTCGCCCTCGACGAGATCGAGCCGCGGACGTTCTCCTTCAACGCGCCCTACGGTGCGTGCCCGGATTGCACCGGCCTGGGCTTCCGCCTCGAGGTCGACCCAGAGCTGGTCGTCCCCGATGAGGAGCTTTCCCTCGCCGAGGGTGCGGTCATCCCATGGACCTCCAACAACCGCTACCACATGAAGCTCCTGGAAGCCCTATCCAAGGAACTCGGATTCGCTCTGGGCACCCCGTGGAAGAACCTGCCGAAGAAGGTCAAGGACGCGATCCTGTACGGTAAGGACTACGAGGTGAGCGTCAAGTTCCGCAACCGGTGGGGCAGGGAACGCTCCTACACGACGGGCTTCGAAGGCGCGATCAACTACATCGAACGCAAGCGAAACGAGACGGAGTCCGCCGCGGTCAGCGAGAAACTCGACTCCTACATGCGCGAGACCCCATGCCCGACCTGCCACGGGGCGCGGCTGAAGCCGGAAGTCCTGGCCGTGCGCATCGGCGGCTTGTCGATCGCCGAGCTCTCCGACATGTCGATCGCGGACGCGCGTGCATTCCTCGCGCACGTCGAGCTTGAGCGCCGTGCCCGCTCTATCGCCGCCCCCATCCTCAGCGAGATCGAGGCCCGCCTGGCCTTCCTCGTGGACGTCGGCCTGACCTACCTGACGCTCTCGCGCGGGGCCGGCACGCTCTCGGGCGGCGAAGCGCAGCGCATTCGACTGGCCACGCAAATCGGCTCCGGCCTCGTCGGCGTCCTCTACGTCCTCGACGAGCCCTCGATCGGGCTGCACCAGCGCGACAACCGCAGGCTTATTGCCACCCTGGAGCGCCTGCGCGACCTGGGCAACACCCTCATCGTCGTTGAGCACGACGAGGAGACGATGGAGGCCGCCGACTGGATCGTCGACATCGGCCCGGGTGCCGGGGAGACCGGTGGCTGGGTCGTCCACTCGGGGCCGCTGTCGGAGCTGAAGAACAACAGCAAGTCCCTGACCGGGCAGTACCTGGCCGGCAAGCGGCGCATCATCGTGCCGCCGAGCCGCCGACCGGTGGATAGGAAGCGCGTCGTCACCGTCAAGGGAGCTCGCGAACACAACCTCAAGGGCGTGGACGTGTCCTTCCCGCTCGGCGTTCTCACAGCCGTGACCGGCGTGTCCGGGTCGGGCAAGTCCACCCTCGTCAATCAGATCCTGTACCGCACCCTCGCGTCGCGCCTCAACGGCGCGCGCACGGTGCCCGGCCGCCACCGCACGATCACCGGAATCGAGCAGCTGGACAAGGTCGTGCACGTCGACCAGAGCCCGATTGGTCGCACGCCCCGGTCGAATCCGGCGACCTACACGGGTGTGTGGGACCAGATCCGCAAGCTCTTTGCCGAGACGCAGGAAGCCAAGGTCCGCGGCTACGGTCCCGGCCGTTTCTCCTTCAACGTCAAGGGAGGTCGCTGCGAATCCTGCAAGGGTGACGGCACCCTCAAGATCGAGATGAACTTCCTGCCCGACGTGTACGTGCCCTGCGAGGTGTGCCACGGCGCACGCTACAATCGCGAGACCCTGGAAGTGGAGTACAAGGGCAAGACCGTCGCGGACGTGCTCGACATGCCGATCGCCGAGGCCGCGCAGTTCTTTGCCCCGATCTCGCGCATCGCTCGTCACCTGAACACGCTCGTGGAGGTTGGCCTGGGATACGTGCGGCTCGGGCAGAGCGCGACCACCCTGTCGGGAGGCGAGGCGCAGCGCGTGAAACTGGCCTCGGAGCTGCAGCGGCGCTCGACCGGACGCACCGTCTACGTGCTCGACGAGCCGACGACGGGACTGCACTCCGAGGACATCCGAAAGCTCCTGCTTGTTTTGCAGTCCCTCGCCGACAAGGGCAACACCGTGATCGTCATCGAGCACAACCTGGACGTCATCAAGAGCGCGGACTGGGTCATTGACATGGGGCCCGAGGGGGGCGCCGGTGGCGGAACCGTCGTCGCACAGGGAACGCCCGAAGAGGTCGCAACGGTAGAGGACTCCTTCACCGGCCGGTACCTCGCCGAGGTTCTCGCCAAGGAAGCGGCGCGCGACGCCGCGGGCGCCTAG
- a CDS encoding YciI family protein produces MAFYAVEYVYNPAMTETMDEVRPAHRAFLSDLLGRGVNVASGPLVGEVPGALILISAENQDEVERILNEDPFYVAEVIQARLIREWNPVIRTF; encoded by the coding sequence ATGGCATTCTACGCAGTTGAGTACGTGTACAACCCGGCGATGACCGAGACGATGGACGAGGTCCGCCCCGCCCACCGAGCCTTCCTATCCGACCTGCTGGGCCGCGGTGTCAACGTCGCGTCGGGCCCGCTCGTCGGCGAGGTGCCCGGCGCCCTGATTCTCATCAGCGCCGAGAACCAGGACGAGGTCGAGCGGATCCTCAACGAGGATCCCTTCTACGTCGCCGAGGTCATCCAGGCGCGCCTGATTCGCGAGTGGAACCCCGTCATTCGCACGTTCTGA
- a CDS encoding cation-translocating P-type ATPase has product MSVDRVSIDERGLSAAEVAERVARGAVNRVKDRTSRSVTSIIRENVLTLFNAIIVAASVIVLLFGDLRDGIFGGVMIINAVIGIVSELRAKRTLDSLAIVDAPQATVLRGGTLSVVPARDVVLDDIIDLTLGDQVSVDGTVLSAVGLEIDESLLTGESRPVKKKQGDQLLAGTSVVAGSGRMVATAVGERVYAQGLSEQARAFTRTVSEIQVSINRVLQVVSIMLLPVVVLTFYSQNRVAGGDGGDWREALVLSVASVIGMIPQGLVLLTSMNFAIGSATLARRGVLVQELPAVEVLARVDCLCLDKTGTLTTGGIRVRGVEVVSGQESSVLCALASCASDRTNATAEAIWEHLSDEQRAGAAQRIEWSVPFSSARKWSAWGGGADTWILGAPEFVIDEAAAANVDLLARVRAVAQEGSRVVALVRADEAIVDDELPARREVAALVVLEEDLRPDAAETLDYFRSQGVHVRVISGDNPTTVGALAAQAGLTAPDGSPARLMDARDLPEDLTSEAFIDAIENHDVFGRVTPEQKRAMVGALQAREHCVAMTGDGVNDALALKDADLGIAMGNGTQATKALAQIVLVDSKFSVLPGVLSEGRRIIANMERVSSLFLAKTTYAAVLVIVTALVGWRYPFLPRQFSYIDSLTIGIPAFFLALWPNPRRYVPGFLKRTLSLAMPTGAILAAAALVAFGIVDGPPQARESTAAILSLMLGAIWLLVITSRPFSLWKWVLLVGVITATVGGVFIPPVRHFFSMVAPNAHEWLVIITVGACACALIEVAQRLFYARQFARSLQP; this is encoded by the coding sequence GTGAGCGTTGACAGGGTGAGTATCGACGAGCGTGGCCTGAGCGCTGCGGAGGTGGCCGAGCGCGTCGCGCGCGGCGCCGTCAACCGGGTGAAGGATCGCACCTCCCGCTCGGTGACCTCGATTATCCGCGAGAACGTCCTGACTCTCTTCAACGCGATCATCGTCGCGGCGTCCGTCATCGTGCTTCTCTTCGGTGACCTGCGCGACGGCATCTTCGGTGGCGTCATGATCATCAACGCGGTCATCGGCATCGTCTCGGAGCTGCGCGCCAAGCGCACGCTGGATTCGCTGGCGATCGTGGATGCGCCGCAGGCGACCGTGCTACGCGGTGGCACGCTGTCCGTCGTGCCCGCGCGCGACGTCGTGCTCGACGACATCATCGACCTGACGCTGGGAGACCAGGTGAGCGTGGACGGAACCGTGTTGAGCGCGGTCGGCCTCGAGATCGACGAATCCCTGCTGACGGGCGAGTCTCGTCCCGTGAAGAAGAAGCAGGGCGACCAGCTGCTGGCCGGCACGAGCGTCGTCGCCGGCTCAGGGCGCATGGTCGCCACGGCCGTCGGCGAGCGCGTCTACGCGCAGGGGCTGTCGGAGCAGGCGCGAGCGTTCACGCGCACGGTCTCGGAGATCCAGGTGTCGATCAACCGGGTGCTGCAGGTCGTGTCCATCATGCTGCTTCCCGTCGTCGTCCTGACGTTCTACTCGCAGAACCGCGTGGCGGGAGGCGATGGGGGAGACTGGCGTGAGGCGCTCGTCCTCTCCGTCGCATCCGTCATCGGCATGATTCCTCAGGGCCTCGTCCTGCTCACCTCCATGAACTTCGCGATCGGATCGGCGACGCTCGCCCGCCGCGGCGTGCTCGTCCAGGAGCTCCCCGCCGTCGAGGTGCTCGCGCGCGTCGACTGCCTGTGCCTGGACAAGACGGGCACGCTGACCACCGGCGGCATCCGCGTTCGCGGCGTCGAGGTGGTGTCGGGCCAGGAATCCTCCGTGTTGTGCGCCCTCGCGAGCTGTGCGAGTGATCGCACCAACGCGACGGCCGAGGCGATCTGGGAGCATTTGAGCGACGAGCAGCGCGCGGGCGCGGCGCAGCGCATCGAGTGGTCGGTCCCTTTCTCGTCCGCCCGCAAGTGGAGCGCGTGGGGTGGGGGTGCCGACACCTGGATCCTGGGCGCACCCGAGTTCGTCATCGACGAGGCCGCGGCGGCGAACGTGGACCTGCTGGCCAGGGTGCGTGCCGTCGCACAGGAGGGTTCGCGTGTGGTTGCCCTCGTGCGCGCCGATGAGGCCATCGTCGACGACGAGCTGCCGGCGCGCCGGGAAGTGGCCGCGCTCGTCGTGCTCGAGGAGGACCTCCGACCCGACGCGGCCGAGACGCTCGACTACTTCCGCTCCCAAGGCGTGCACGTGCGCGTCATCTCCGGCGACAACCCGACGACCGTCGGCGCGCTGGCCGCGCAGGCCGGCCTGACCGCGCCCGACGGCTCGCCCGCTCGCCTCATGGACGCGCGCGACCTTCCCGAGGACCTGACCTCGGAGGCGTTTATCGATGCCATCGAGAACCACGACGTGTTCGGCCGCGTGACCCCCGAGCAGAAGCGCGCGATGGTGGGAGCACTGCAGGCGCGCGAGCACTGCGTCGCCATGACCGGTGACGGCGTGAACGACGCCCTTGCGCTCAAGGACGCGGACCTGGGCATCGCGATGGGCAACGGAACGCAGGCCACGAAGGCACTCGCCCAGATCGTCCTCGTGGACTCCAAGTTCTCGGTCCTGCCCGGCGTCCTGTCGGAAGGCCGACGCATCATCGCGAACATGGAGCGCGTGTCGTCGCTGTTCCTGGCGAAAACCACCTACGCGGCCGTGCTTGTCATCGTTACGGCTCTCGTCGGCTGGCGCTATCCGTTCCTGCCGCGCCAGTTCAGCTACATCGACTCCCTCACGATTGGCATCCCCGCGTTTTTCCTGGCCCTGTGGCCCAATCCGCGCAGGTACGTTCCCGGGTTCCTCAAGCGAACGCTGTCCCTGGCGATGCCGACGGGAGCCATCTTGGCGGCCGCCGCGCTCGTCGCGTTTGGTATCGTTGACGGCCCACCGCAGGCGCGCGAGTCGACGGCGGCGATCCTCTCGCTCATGCTGGGGGCGATCTGGCTTCTCGTCATTACGTCCCGCCCCTTCTCCCTGTGGAAGTGGGTGCTCCTGGTCGGCGTCATCACCGCGACCGTGGGCGGCGTATTCATCCCACCCGTGCGTCACTTCTTCTCGATGGTTGCGCCCAACGCACACGAGTGGCTTGTCATCATCACCGTTGGCGCGTGCGCGTGCGCGCTCATCGAGGTCGCGCAGCGCCTCTTCTACGCCCGCCAGTTCGCCCGGTCGCTTCAGCCCTAG
- a CDS encoding TerC/Alx family metal homeostasis membrane protein yields MVVHPWAWGVLGLVALGLVVLDFLGHARNPHPPTASEAARWTLFYVGLSGLFGVGLWLTNGWLYAQEFYAGWVMEWSLSVDNLFVFILILKAFRVPRENQQKALLLGIVIALALRLVFILLGAALVSRFSWVFFIFGVWLLWTAFSQIKETASGGSEEGEYEDNAIIRAVRRVLPITDGFIGNRLLYRHGGHTYLTPLFVVVLALGSADLMFAFDSIPAIFGITSQAFLVFACNVFALMGLRQLFFLVDALLSKLVYLGYGLGVILSFIGVKLILEALHSNTLPFINGGRGVGWAPEISVSVSLGVIVVTLGLTVVASLIRSAMDEEDAGER; encoded by the coding sequence ATGGTTGTTCACCCGTGGGCCTGGGGGGTTCTCGGCCTGGTTGCATTGGGCCTTGTCGTTCTTGATTTTCTTGGGCACGCGCGCAACCCCCATCCCCCCACCGCTTCCGAGGCGGCTCGCTGGACGCTCTTCTACGTCGGCCTCTCCGGCCTGTTCGGCGTCGGCCTGTGGCTCACGAACGGGTGGCTCTACGCCCAGGAGTTCTACGCGGGATGGGTGATGGAATGGTCCCTGTCGGTCGACAACCTCTTCGTGTTCATCCTGATCCTCAAGGCGTTTCGGGTGCCGCGTGAAAACCAGCAGAAGGCGCTGCTGCTCGGCATCGTCATCGCGCTGGCGCTGCGTCTCGTGTTCATCCTCCTCGGCGCAGCGCTCGTGTCTCGCTTCTCCTGGGTCTTCTTCATCTTCGGGGTGTGGCTGCTGTGGACGGCATTCTCCCAGATCAAGGAGACGGCTAGCGGCGGGAGCGAGGAGGGGGAGTACGAGGATAATGCTATTATCCGCGCCGTGCGTCGCGTTCTTCCGATCACCGACGGTTTCATCGGCAACCGGCTGCTCTACCGCCACGGCGGCCACACCTACCTGACCCCGCTGTTTGTGGTCGTGCTGGCGCTGGGATCGGCGGACCTCATGTTCGCGTTCGACTCGATTCCAGCGATCTTTGGCATCACCTCGCAGGCCTTTCTCGTCTTCGCGTGCAACGTCTTCGCCCTCATGGGGCTCCGTCAGCTGTTCTTCCTCGTGGACGCTCTTCTCTCCAAGCTCGTCTACCTGGGATACGGCCTGGGCGTCATCCTCAGCTTCATCGGAGTCAAGCTGATCCTCGAGGCGCTGCACTCCAACACCCTGCCGTTTATTAACGGTGGTCGGGGCGTGGGGTGGGCTCCGGAGATTTCCGTATCGGTGTCGCTTGGGGTCATCGTCGTGACCCTGGGGCTCACCGTTGTTGCGTCGCTGATCCGCAGCGCTATGGACGAGGAGGACGCCGGTGAGCGTTGA